A segment of the Takifugu flavidus isolate HTHZ2018 chromosome 7, ASM371156v2, whole genome shotgun sequence genome:
gccagccagcagccagccagccagccagacagacagacagacagacagacagacagacagacagacagacagacagtttgAAGTGGACGGACTGAAACGAGACATTTGCTGTGAGAGGATTCATGTTTTTAAACCCATTTTGATGGGACCACAGTGACATTGATTcttgttctgctcctgttccaaatttgtgtttttagacCGTAAatcaaatgttatttaaaaagtTATTTATGTGAAAACAGATGCCAACATGCCTGAAGGACAAATGTCAAAGGGCCCACCTGCCTCCCTGTTTGGGATTCATCTTTTGTCTTAGTCGGACTTTAAGCCAATTTGGCTGAATTTTCCTCCGTGttcttctccctcctttcttctctcgctccctctccctttctttctctatCTTTGTGGTGTGATTGGTCAATTTTCTGAGCACTCTGCAGCTATAAAATGCGTCCGATGGGGGTGGAGACACAAACAGCCTGCTGTCTAATCCTGAGGACGACAAACTCTGAGCTTCACGGCAGCTCTGACATTGGACCTTTAAAAATCTATCATGTGTAAAGGACTGGCAACACTTCCTGCCACATGCTTGAAAAGGTAAGTTACAAAGATGAAGAGTTGAAGATGTGAAACTGTATTGATGATTTAAGAAGCAAATCTCACCCGACTCGTAGTTAAATGCACAAAAGAGCCAGTTGGATGATGTTTTTCTTGAAAACCGAAGTCTTTAATGAAGCAACTCCCTCGTTCCTCCTGTCTGTTTTCTCCTGACAGCGCTAAAGACATCAAGCACAAAATCAGCTTTTTACTGCAGAAGCCTGAGCACCAAACGGCGGAGCCAAAACAGAAAGAGaagagcgccgccgccgccgccgccgccactgcaGCCAAGAGGTCAGCAGACACTATTTTTGCTGCTTCACTCTGTGGTTCCCCTTAAAAACACGTCTGGGAGTTTGAAAACGGGTGTAAAATCAATGCGGAGTACGAGAGCTTTAATGCAGGAACATTAATGGTGAAGCTTTGTGAGGTGTGACGCACGAGTTTGGATCAGGAACATCGGAATATTACAATGAATAGAATAACTGAGCTACACAGGTgaacatgctgtggaaatattaAGGTGCATCTGATTCTGAAAGAGTTTTTCTATGATAATAATGACGATGGAGGAataattatttcaattttacaGGCATGATATCATGAGGAGATGCAGATATAATGAGTCCCTGGTCGTTATCCTGCGAGTTgcagacattttatttaaactttgCTTGTCAGGTGTGATGCCACAACCGTGggcattattattttttccaaGTTGAGCACAATAATTGCCTTTAAGAGCGACTCCTCAATCTGGACACTAAGCCTCATCTTCATTTTCGATAACATCTGACTTGTTGAGGGACCATTACAGATAATCAATGCTTCTTTTAATCTGCTATAATTACGTCATTCCCATTTTCACCACAGAATCAATGTACTTTTGTTATCGGTGACTGAATACAAATGAACTTTTTGATTAGTTACTGTTTTATTATCTGTTAAATAAAGCCTTTCTCTCAGGGACATTGCATTAAAGGAATCTCTTTGCAAATTCTAGATTGTGTCACACATACACAATTATATGATATTTGGTGAATTATCCAATGAGAATCACCCTAATGTGGCCTAATGTTACAATAATCTAATTCATACCAGTTCAGTCTGAATACAACAGCCTGTTTTGGGGTTTTGCATACAGAGATGCTTCTACGTCAGTATTTGGAACAGCGggctaaataaagaaatgaccTTTTTAATCAAACTCTGTTTTAGGGTGCCTGCAGCGGACCAGGTGAAGAAATGGAATCTGTCCTTCAGCCACGTGATGAACAGTGAAAGTAAGTTTAACTCGCACTGGACAAATTTAACTCACATGATCTAATGTTCCACGTTGTTAAATCCCAAAAGTGATTTTTGCATCATATCTCCCCTTTCATGTTTTTTCCATGATTGTAGTAAGGATCAGTGCTAATTAAACTACTATCACTGAGTGCTGAGCCCTTCTCATGCTCTGGTCTGCTGCTACGTGTCTGGAGGCATCGTTTAATATCCCCTTGGGTCACAGtgactagtgtgtgtgtgcatatgtgtgtgtgtgtgtgtgctgggtgtgtgtgtgtgtgtaacattttGAAAGTTTTGGAACCGAACAAGGAGCACTGGCCTGGAGGGAACCATCAGGGTTCAGAGCTCTTGTGTTCCATgacctgacccctgacctctgatgCCGTCatgtctcctctttccttttgtcCCTCATCACTAAACTCTTACAGGGCCaatagaatttattttatttatgctgTCATGAACTTATTGGTCTCTAATGTTGAAACTATTTAAGCTGGTTTCCAGGAAGTGTACCAACTCAGCCTCATTAGATGTGCAGCTGTATAGATCATAGTTTccatgatggaaaaaaaaagtgaaagctTTAATGTTTACAGCTCTGAAACAACGTTTTCCCACCATACAGcaagaaaaatccaaataaatgcatttattctCTAAAGGGTTTCCTGATTTCATAATGGAAAAACAAGACATGTATTATATTTATATGGTTTCCGCAAGAAACCAGGACCACTAAAGGTTCTAGAAGGAGAACATCTATAATGtctaatgtgttttttttgtcatttttaaccAATTTAATGGATTTTACATCCTAATGAAAGTGAATATCTGCTTATATTGTGGATGAAATCTTACCATGAATTCTaattttttcctccaacagtGGGTCGTCAAGTTTTCGCCAGTTTCCTGAGGTCAGAGTTCAGTGAGGAGAACATGGACTTCTGGGTCGCCTGTGAAGAGTACAGGAAAATGGCGCCGTCCGACTTGGCAGCCAGAGCCCAGCAGATATATCAGCTGTACATTGAATCAGATGCACCTAAAGAGGTGattcctttaaataaataagaaggtTACAAAGCAGAAGATAAAACTTGATGGTGTGCTATATCCACCCTAAAATACAAAAGTCCTTAAACCATTTTTCTTCCCTCAATCTCTGCCAATTAAGGTCAATTTGGACGCGGTGACAAGAGAGGAAACGAGGCAGAACGTTGACCAGGCACACCCGTCGTGTTTCGACGAGGCCCAGAAGATGATCTACATCTTGATGGAGAAAGATTCCTACAGACGCTTCCTCCACTCCACGCTGGTCCAGGATCTGCTTGAGAGGCAGGCCAAGAGGGAGGCGAAAAGCTCTGACTGCCTGGAGAACAGGCATGTGTTAGCTGGTGGAgcctaaacaggaagtgagcagggAAGGCCAGaggaatgtggaaaaaaaactgagAACATGAGAAAGTAGCATCGCTCTTAAAGGTTAGCGAAACAGTCGGGAGTCAACGTCAACAAAAACAAGGTCTTATCAATGCAATCTACAGCTGTAATGATGAATGTTCTGGCCaccgttgccatggtaacactAATTACATTTTCCAATCTGACCTGAAATTAAATTATTCCAGCTAGCAGAAATCACAAATTGGAGTCATCCTTTATCGAAGCAGGACATCGCGGAGGTTGTAACGGCCAAACAAATGCTTAGTTATTTAACTTGTTTTACTTCTGCTTTTGAAACGCCGGTTGTGATCTGGTGTGCGTCACGGGCTGTAACTGGAGAACGGCTCCTCCAGAGCTTGTTGAGAACAGATCACAGCGTAAAGCTACCTCCACCATGATTATGATGTCTACATTCTCATTCTATAGATCTCTGTAGATCGATCATTCTATAGGTAAATTGACTGGCTGTGTTGAAGAACTGTCTAAATGTTGGTTGTAGGGAGCTTTAATAGTGCAGTATTGATTTCCTTTCAAGCCAAATAATCTTTGAATAGTCAAAGAAAAGATCAATGTGTGACCTATGGGACTGATGTTTTGATGTGtagaaccccccaccccccatgaaCCAGATGTTTAGCCCTGTTGTGCATGGACGGTATGTTGTCAATGTTTTAGCATTAACTGAGGATTTAGTGGTGGTACACTAGGTAAAACTAGAATCCATCTGtaactatttattttttatgtaaTTGTCATGTTTTTATCAATacctcaaaataaaatgtggGTTTGATAATCCCAACTGTCTGTCGTGTATAATTATGAAACATTTGATTTAAGACACATGCTGCACTTGTCATCCCTGAGCTTCCTGATGATGTCGCcatgtttttcttattttctgtgacaaaattgttttcatttctttcttttataaTGGAAGGTTTAACATATTTCCAAGGTGTGACCATCAGGACAGGTTAGCTACGTTTGTTGGTGTGTCTAAAAGGCCTGTTAAATGCTATCAAGCAGCAATCTGATGGCCCTTATTGAAAGTTGGCCTTTGTGACGCAGTTGTTACAGAAAAGCTCAGCCATTTTAGCCTGAGAAGGTCCAACAACCTCATTTCTCTCATTCATTTTTGCATCACACTCATTTCAAATTGACCTCCAATTTTGGTTTTATCTTCCTGTGGAAAGTTTAGCCTGAGGTAAATGAAAATCCAGTTGAAGATGTGCACGTTTCTGACCGTGAGACTCTCCAGCAAGGACTGTGAAATTAGTGCACGTGTCTAAGTGGAGATTCTGCCTGGAGATAAAAGCCCGACAGGCTCTTCTGTTAAAGAACACAGgtcttttaaaatgatgaacCTATGATTTTGATGTTATCTGCATGTGCTGCTCTGACGACTGTTCTGCCTCATAATGGAGAGAATAACGAGGGCAAATTCAGCCGACACTCAGAGGCCTGGGAAGCTTTCAGCTCTCAAACGAATGGGCAGCTGTTGGCGATGTCACGTAGCGGGTGAAAACAGTGCAACACGGTTGTCGCAGCCAAGTTTGATTAGTCCTTTCTCAAGAGCACTGCTGGTTGCTTCAGCATTTACAGTCACATTTCCAAATTTTATTTGTCCATAAAAGcagtttttaatgaataaagaaCGTAATAAAGTGTGTCACTATACCAACAAGACTCTTGCTTGTGCTGTTGCTatgtttgtgttgctgatgtgtGTCTAACTCGGCTGATTTTCAGCCCCAAagaaaatttattttattttttcagtgaCTGTTGGACCAAATCTGAGACTCGTCATGGGATGGATGAGGGTTACAGTAATACTCAAGTCAAGTGTGTGTCAGGGCAactaaacaggaaatgctgcatCTTCCTTCTGGAGAAGCATGACGCTCCCTTAAGACGAAGATGGCTAATCATCATACAGCTTATTATAAACTCAAAAATAACCTtcgtaaataaaattaaaaaggtTTCTTGGAAAAAAGTGATCATCCTTCATGAATCTTGCCCTTCCAATCCTCTTCATGCTCTCTGTCAGACATAATTAAATAACAAttgctctgctgcctcagatGTGTTTCACTTTTCTGAGTTTCCTCTGAAGTCTATTCAAGGATGCAAAATGAGCTTTTCTCGATTCAATCTTGTCCAGGTGCATCCCAGACCGAGTCAGAGGTAAATATTGACCGGGTTAATTCCATCTGCCCGCTCAGCTCCTAACTGAAGAACACAGGAAAGACTTTTTTTAAGCCAAACTAAAAGTACCTGGGTTAATATTTTACCAATCGAGGCTCTCCAAAGTGGATTAACAGTGTTTCCAAGCAGACCTTAAAAGCTTAGAGAAAAGGATGCATGTGCATTTATGTCAACCTCGGGAGGGAGCGAGAATCAGAAAGCCTCCATCATTTATTAAACACAGCGAGGAGAGTCTGAAAAGACACATCTGTCCTACTTACTGACATTAATACTGactgcaggaggctgcaggggcCGAGAGAAATCCATGACTCACACACCATATTCTCATCCTGCCTGAAAGGAAATGTCAGCTCAactattgctttgtttgttcttGCTGATGTCAGAGAAAATAGAGCTAATCTGCTCTATATCATCTGGAGACCAAGTGATTGAGGCCAGAAAGGGGTTCAGGTCTGTGAGAGAAGACCAGAACACAGTCAGCACGGCTCTTACTGCTCATAGATCACCTGTGATTACTTCCCTTTCTGAAGCTAATTACGTGATCTCGCAACACCTGATCTTGTCGGCCGAGTGAGTGATGGTTAAACGGCGGCTTGTACAGAGATAAATGGGTCTACAGATCACCCAAGATTTGCTAGAGTAATTACACAACTTGAAAGTTTGGCTTGACATGATCAAAGTACCCATTTAGGTAGCTCCAGAGAAGCGTGTAGATTTAGATTTAGGAGTCAAGAGAACATCAGTCTCATCATCAGTGGATGAACGGGAACCAAAATGACCCAAAGTCCTTCCCTGTCAAACACTGTGGAGGACAATGTTGCGGCATTCCAACTTATTCTTCAGCTTTTCATGAATAAGGTCAAAATTCTGGTGATCTTTGACCATTTTCCACTTGCCACCGTTTCAGTGTTTATCCATCCCCACTGGACGCAGCTAATGTATGGATAACGATGCTAATGTGATCGTATAGAGAGGACATATAGTTTTATGTTGAGTGGAGCTCACTGATGTTTGAATATAAGCTCTGTTGTGGGATGGAGGGCTTTGTCAGTGCTAGAgataaaaatgtcctcactaaGTCATCAATAGACCACTGACCTCGCAGGTAATCATCCAACAAGTCCCTTTAACATCATTAGCTCACGATCGTTcagcctgctgtgtgtttttttaaccttaacTGATAACGGGGGCCTTTTTTCCAGATGCATCCTCAACGTGCTCCAGATCTACCAAAGATAATAATGAGTGGATCATAAGCTCATCAGTCTCTTCTTCAGGGAACTGATCCTAAACTAAACCAGGATTTAAATGTGCCTCATATTTACAGCTCATCTCATATAGAATATGAAGACCCATCGTGGGCCCCCACACCTCACCCTTTTTCTACATCTGAACAAATTATTGATCAAATTATTGATCTCTTTTTCAGTGATTAGAGCAACATTTGGTGGatttaacaaaaagaaaaaaatggccTTTGGAATGGTGGGTTTGTGGATGATCTGAGGCCAAAATTTTCTCAAAGCTGTTGGTGGAGGGCTCCTGATTATCGGGGTGTGTGAAGCCTAATGTGACACCTGATCGAGGTTTAATCATGGAGGCGCTGGGAGACGGAGAACATCCTGTACTCTGGCACACTCGAGCACGTTAGCGCCATTACCCTCGATctagagagagatggaggcagagcagAAGCTGTATAAATCACCCAAATAGTTGATCAACTGCCATTCTGCTTGGGAGGGGAGCgaaatgaggagaaatgagtTTGGAAAATGACCTTCCCAATACTCAAGATGAAGGTTATCACATTTCCGATTGGAATATGTGAGACAGGAGATGGAGTTAACCACAGTGACTGGCTGAAATGATGGAAAGAACAATGAAAAGTGTCTGTCCTCCTTCATTTTGTTAGTAAAGTACATCCACTAAAGATCTCTTGAATCCAAAGGTCTCATGATGGGTTGAATTAAGCGGGGGCTGTTTGCTCCTGTTGGCCTGCAGCTATAACACAGTCCTGAATCTGATCAGGCTCCACGCTCGCCTAAACAGACCAGCAGCAATAACCTGCTTATGGCTGGACCTTCCCTTTGCTTTCTGAACACCGAGCAGCCGTGGGGCCTGTTCATTAAAGCTGATGGGATGATCTGGACTATAATGTCATTACACGTGCTGGGAAGCACGTACATGCTGACACGTGCAAGTGCAAAGATAATAAATCtacacaaacgtgcacatagAACAGCCGACCCAGTGCCGGCCGGATGGCTGGAGCTCTGGTTTGTTGTCTCCAAACGGCTTCAATGATAAAGCTGCTGGAGGGCTTCAGTGCTTCATGGCGGACactttgtatttttatttgttgtggtgCTGCCATCCTTTTAAAGCGGCTTTGCTGCAGCTTTTTCTGATAGCTTTTGCCATGTGTGAAATGATTTAACCATCATCTGATACTAAAGGTTGGGACATTTTATCTGAAACCATGTAGAAATGTTTCCCTTCTTCATCAAATATCAAATCATGGACAGAGGATGCTAAATGTCTTGAACATCTTTGTTCgtcatttttttcctccgtgTTCGGTGCGTTAGTGGCAGAGGCAACATCCAGGACACCCAGGAGGCAACACCTGTCCGTGGAAGGCCTCAGGTTGTCCCACGTTAAAGTTATTCTCCCAGAAGAGTTAAAAAAACCAAGAAATCCTTGATGAAAGTCATACTAGCTGAATGCTGATGTTGTCCCCAGACACGCTTCACAGAGAGAAGGACAGTTCCAGAGAGGACCGAGAGAAGAGCAAAGAAAGGAGATCTAAGCTGCGACTTGTCTTTCGGTGTCCCCTTTCTGTGGGGGAGAGTTCCTCGCTTGATCCTagcaggaggtgcagctggttagggttagggttagggttagatggttagggttagggttagggttagggttagggttaaggttacaTGTTCCAGGGGCATGTTGCAACCACATACAATGCTGGTGGAAGGATGGAGGTGTAAATGAAGACAACAATGAAGAGACGAGGGTGTCAAACTGCCGGTGACTTTTTTGGACGTTAATGCTAGAATTCACGTGTCTCTAAAATTGAACTGATGTCACTTTTTATGAGGCTACATAGTTTTTCTGTGGCTGCTTAGTTCCACACACGCTGCTGGTCCTGGGTTCATCCGGCTGGGTTCATCAGACAGGACACGGATCCTCTACAGAACAAAACCGTCTCCAGCCTTCCACAGGCTGATGAATGAATCCGCTGAAATCGCGTTGAAATGGTTGGAAAACGGGCTGACCGCTGTCCAAATGTTGCACAACCGTTCTTAGAGGGATAGGTGATCCAGCACGTATGCCTGTTATTGCACGCTCGGCTGTCCACACTTGGCTTTATCCAGGAGGCTTTTTGGTGATGTCAAATATTTGCTCATGTCACGTCTGTACTCTTCACACGTTCACCATTGAGGGCAGCATTTGGAATAAATCACGCTACAAAAGGGTTTGTTCTTGCTCTTGTGTGTCAGAAACTGCATTTTGAGGAACATTAAAGCTTTTGCCTGCAATTGATTACGGGGACATCGGTCACCCCGAGGAACTCACCAGTCTATTAATTATAAGTCAATGACTTTATGGACCCATTAGAGCAACAAAAAGGATCATTACAGAACCAGCCCGCTCGAGACTAATGTCCGATGTGAGGTGAGTCCCTGTGGTGGGTGCTCAGAGGTCTATAAAGAAATTAGACCAGAAATACGACATCAGACACCACAACGTGTTCCGATAGACCATTAAATTCACTTATTGATGTTAGTCCTGTTGTGGAACAGACAGTTGTTGTGGGTGGTGGCATTTCTACCAACCCGCTGCCATGAGAAGAGTGCTGGGCGTTACGAGGTTGGGACGTCCGACATTCCTCTTATCTGTACAAGGCGTTTTTTGGAATTTGCTTAGAAGCCTTGTACAAACAATGTTTAAGATGAAAGGTTAAAAGAATGGACTCATTTGTCCCCATGTGGTCATTTGCATACAGAACAGAACCGGTGTTACTGATAGTGATGGTGGAGGATAAGTACGATCATCTCAGCTATGAAGAGATGGAGCCATCAGCTGAGGATTAATCTTTTAATTAAATCCTTCTCGTTTAACAACCTTCACATGGTCCTTTGCAAAATTCTTGATCTTCTTTCAGATTTGGAGCGAAATGAGCTCATATAACACACTTCACTTTTAAAAGGATTAATGCCAAAGAGTTCTCAGGCTTAACGTTGTGTTTTCAGTTATGGGCGACAATTGGGAGGGTTTTTCCTAAAATTGGGCTTTTATTGGTGTCACTTTGTTACACAGCAACAGACTGAaactgtgtgagtgtttgtgtatgGAGACGCTTCATCAGGACTCTGGTCCTTTTTAATGATGCAGGGGTTccacacatcagcagcagcgttcTAAATTACAGTTTTCCTCTCAGAATCTTCAACTTTTGGGGCTCCACCCTTCTGCCAGAGCTATGAAGGATGAAGGTTAAGGCTAATGGTTAGCATACCTTTATATTACCCATTTATATGGCCTATTAATGCTGTATTACTGCTCCTGGCATCTGTATTCTGACCTGTTGCTTTACCAGTTTAGCCACATCTGCTGGGAGCCTCAGATGTTTGGAGTTTTTAATTGATGTTTTCTGTGTCGGCTTAGATTAAAGAGGTGCTCTTTCCAAAAAGGtgtttaatgaagaaaaaacaaaagaacatttGGAAGTGGGGTGTTTCTTTTTATGTCAGTGAAAAGATGAGTTCTTTCCAGCTCTTCATTCATAGATTCACAAGATTTGCTCTCCATGCTGAAGAATAACTTAAAGGACACAGTTGCCTGTAAATAGTCAATATCTACACACAATAAATA
Coding sequences within it:
- the rgs4 gene encoding regulator of G-protein signaling 4 translates to MCKGLATLPATCLKSAKDIKHKISFLLQKPEHQTAEPKQKEKSAAAAAAATAAKRVPAADQVKKWNLSFSHVMNSEMGRQVFASFLRSEFSEENMDFWVACEEYRKMAPSDLAARAQQIYQLYIESDAPKEVNLDAVTREETRQNVDQAHPSCFDEAQKMIYILMEKDSYRRFLHSTLVQDLLERQAKREAKSSDCLENRHVLAGGA